One Oceaniferula flava genomic window carries:
- a CDS encoding SGNH/GDSL hydrolase family protein: protein MKSTLRPLLLLTLSLLSAGQLLAEKTKVACLGDSITKRGFPAELATMLDVETINAGVAGNTSAQGLHRMNRDVLAKNPDIVVVFFGTNDIRVDAKKHVKLDDYRKNLQEIINRCQKQGAKVVLCTPPPIDTAAYFKRHDQKIYDDAGGLSHLLTQYSLAAGEVASKNKVPVVELHQLLLGDKQWMHKDGVHPSPAGNTIIAKHVAIAVRPLLPAASSTKK from the coding sequence ATGAAATCAACACTCCGCCCCCTCCTCCTACTCACCCTCTCTCTACTCTCCGCCGGCCAGCTTTTGGCGGAAAAAACCAAAGTCGCCTGCCTGGGCGACAGCATCACCAAACGCGGCTTCCCAGCTGAGCTCGCAACCATGCTCGATGTGGAAACCATCAACGCAGGGGTGGCCGGCAATACCTCGGCCCAAGGCCTGCACCGGATGAACCGCGATGTGCTAGCGAAAAACCCTGACATCGTGGTGGTATTCTTCGGCACCAACGACATCCGGGTGGATGCCAAAAAGCACGTCAAACTGGATGATTATCGCAAGAACCTTCAGGAAATCATCAATCGCTGCCAGAAGCAGGGCGCCAAGGTGGTGCTGTGCACACCTCCGCCGATTGATACCGCGGCCTATTTCAAGCGCCACGACCAAAAAATCTACGATGACGCCGGCGGCCTCTCCCATTTGCTCACGCAATACAGCCTCGCCGCGGGCGAAGTCGCCAGTAAAAATAAAGTCCCTGTGGTTGAACTTCACCAACTTTTGTTAGGCGACAAGCAATGGATGCACAAAGACGGCGTGCACCCTAGCCCCGCAGGAAATACCATCATCGCCAAGCATGTGGCCATAGCAGTCCGGCCCTTGTTACCTGCGGCCAGCTCGACAAAAAAATAG
- a CDS encoding DUF2459 domain-containing protein, with amino-acid sequence MKGDSFLLALTLLSTSCSITSYIKTPRPAAPHQAPATQMAEDRVRIQVYSHGWHAGLVLPASALRRHAWTEDLQIAQNQYVELGWGSEEFYRTEGLNTPMIVRGLFWPTAAVMHIERFDESPYQHYPYSQLETFDLTEEEADRLVTHLSRSFARSKDGQGKLRLIDLGPGLKPNSSYYRSRSKYFYPQTCNIWTANLLRAAGIQVRRTTRSPKLMEEIRESPRLVR; translated from the coding sequence ATGAAGGGAGACAGTTTTCTGCTCGCGCTCACCCTCTTATCCACCTCGTGCAGCATCACGAGCTACATCAAAACACCCCGCCCTGCAGCGCCGCACCAGGCTCCTGCGACGCAGATGGCTGAGGATCGCGTCCGGATTCAAGTTTACAGCCACGGCTGGCATGCAGGGCTAGTTCTCCCGGCAAGCGCTTTACGGCGTCATGCCTGGACCGAGGATTTGCAGATCGCTCAGAACCAATATGTGGAACTTGGCTGGGGGTCTGAGGAATTTTACCGCACCGAGGGACTAAATACTCCAATGATCGTTCGAGGCCTGTTCTGGCCGACCGCTGCGGTGATGCATATTGAGCGCTTTGACGAATCGCCCTACCAGCACTATCCTTACAGCCAACTGGAAACGTTCGACCTCACCGAAGAAGAAGCCGACCGACTGGTCACGCACTTAAGCCGATCCTTCGCCCGCAGCAAAGACGGCCAGGGAAAGCTCAGACTGATCGATCTCGGGCCGGGATTGAAACCCAACAGCAGCTACTACCGCAGCCGATCGAAATACTTCTACCCACAAACCTGCAACATCTGGACAGCCAACTTACTACGCGCAGCGGGCATCCAAGTGCGGCGGACCACACGATCGCCCAAGCTGATGGAGGAAATCCGCGAGTCGCCCAGGCTTGTTCGATGA
- a CDS encoding alpha/beta hydrolase, with protein MMKRSILFLLSLCAPCALISNVSAQTTAKDAGESLKKSETANLLDDSSGNLSKFAQLLLGKNGGNRLFYFPTRDEPYTPAKYGYQYEDVNFNSADGTELHGWFLPATVGTKKAKGTVVFSHGNAGSIAHHFGFVDWLVRANYNVLLYDYRGFGKSKGVITRKGVIEDVQAAFSYIRTRKDVDVNKLISFSHSLGGAKSVTALALKPVKGLCGVIVDGGFASYQDMARQKAGQFGVNITTDELSAVDYVDQIAPVPLLIVHGSNDTMVPISQGEKLFAKAKQPKTFFRVAGGSHTNALGRNHGEYRQKMLAWMEKALR; from the coding sequence ATGATGAAACGCTCTATTCTGTTCTTACTCAGCCTGTGCGCACCTTGTGCGCTCATCTCGAACGTCTCCGCTCAGACTACGGCGAAGGATGCCGGGGAGAGCCTGAAGAAAAGTGAAACCGCGAATCTGCTGGACGATTCTTCAGGAAATTTGTCCAAGTTTGCTCAGTTACTGCTGGGTAAAAACGGGGGGAACCGACTGTTCTATTTTCCTACCCGAGACGAACCCTACACCCCGGCGAAATACGGCTACCAATACGAGGACGTGAACTTTAACTCGGCCGATGGCACCGAGCTGCATGGCTGGTTCCTACCTGCCACGGTGGGCACTAAAAAGGCGAAGGGCACCGTGGTCTTCTCCCATGGAAATGCCGGCTCGATCGCGCACCATTTTGGTTTTGTCGATTGGTTGGTGCGCGCAAACTATAATGTGCTTCTCTACGATTACCGAGGCTTCGGTAAGTCCAAGGGCGTCATCACAAGGAAAGGTGTGATCGAGGATGTGCAGGCGGCTTTTTCCTATATTCGGACGCGCAAAGATGTCGATGTGAACAAACTGATCTCGTTCTCCCACAGCCTCGGAGGGGCGAAATCCGTGACCGCTCTGGCGTTGAAGCCGGTGAAAGGATTGTGCGGGGTCATTGTCGATGGCGGCTTTGCTTCCTACCAGGACATGGCGCGTCAGAAGGCCGGGCAGTTTGGCGTGAACATCACCACCGATGAACTTTCCGCAGTGGACTACGTCGATCAAATTGCGCCAGTGCCTCTGTTGATTGTTCACGGCAGCAACGATACGATGGTGCCCATTTCCCAGGGTGAAAAACTCTTTGCCAAGGCGAAGCAGCCGAAAACGTTCTTCCGCGTCGCCGGTGGCAGCCACACCAATGCGCTCGGCCGCAACCACGGCGAATACCGTCAGAAAATGCTCGCGTGGATGGAAAAGGCTCTGCGGTGA